AACCCCGAAGCCGTCAGGCGCTGCGCGTAGAGCAGGAAAGCCGCGGCAACCACTACGCCGAGCAGTTCGAGAATCGGCGACGACAGGTAGACGACACGCGCCGCCCGCACCTGTGTCCGCGCCAGCTGCACCAGCGCCGCCCCAAACCGTCGCCGCTCGAATCCTTCCATGCCGAAGGCTTTGACGATGCGGTGGCCAGAGATGGTCTCTTGCGCGAGGTCCAACACCTCTTCGGTTCCCTCTTGCGTCGAGTGGGCGATGTGGCGCAAGCGGCGGCCAAACCTCACCGTCAGCCCATAAATCAGCGGCCCGACCAACAGCACGGCGAGCGTCAGTCGCCAGTTGAGGATGAAGACCAGCGTGAACAGCGCGATGAAGGTCAAGCCTTCACGCAGCAGATCGGCGAGCAAAGACGAAACGGCTACCTGGACTTTCTCGGCGTCGCTGATAATGTGCGTCGTCAGCGTATTGGTTGGATGCTCGGTAAAGAATTCGCTCGATTGGACGAGGATGTGATTGTAAAGGCGCTGCCTGAGGTCAACCACCGCGCCGACGCCGATGCGCCACATCAGCACGTTTGAGAGGTATTCCGAGCTGCCGCGAATCACTGTGAAAAGGACAAGCAAGGCGGCGATCAGCGGCAGCGCATTGGTGCCCGGCGGCAGGTAACGGCTCACGTCAAGGCTTGCGGCAAGCCCGCTGCCGGCCACTTGTTGACTGCCGGAGAGAATATCGATGATTGATTTTAGTAGCGCTGTGCGCCCTGCCTCGAACACGCCGACCAGCGTCATCAGGATGAAGGCGAGAGCAAAAAGCCCTGCGTAGGGCCTGACCTGTTTAAGCAGTATGCGGAAGTCCTTCATGAAAACATGTCGGCAGCAGCGCCTTCGGGTTAAACGAATGATTATACGTGCAGGGGGGGCCGCGTCAAGCGAAAGCGATTGGCGGTCAGGGTCTATTCATTCTCCGGACTTAAACCGCCAAGACGCCAAGACCGCCAAGAGAACACAGAGCTTTTCTTGGCGTCCTTGGCGTCTTGGCGGTTGATATCCCTATAGTTATTCAAGAATTACTTTTGACCAGTGCCCGGGTGACCGATGCAATGTTTCGGCAGGCTCACCTGCGTGTAAGCCTGAATGCTGCCCGAGGAGTAACCGGAGCAGGCCCACACGTTGTAGCGCGGGCAGTCATAGGGAATCAGGCTGACCGTCAGGACGTTGCTCTGCACCGTCGCCTCTTTCATCCCGCACACACCGATCCCGCTCCCCACGCGCGCGCTGAGACTCCCCGTCGTGTTGCCTGAGAAGGTTGCCCCGTGGCCTAGGGCTGACGGGTCTGGGTTGAGGCTGGAATCCCCGAACCAGGCGCGGCTGCCGACCGCCAGGGCGATGTCGAAGTGCGAGTTCGGCCCGGTCCACAGGAGATTATTTTGCACCATCGAGCCGCTGAAGTAGCGGTCCACCGTCGGCTCACTGGTCATCACCTTCAGGGGGTCTGCGGCGTAGGCCGCGTACGCCGAGTTGCCGGCGCTAAACACCCGGTTGTTGCGGACGAGCGATTTCTGTGTCGCCGGCGTCGACCGGTAGATGATGATCCCTACATCCGTCGCGTCAACGACTTCGTTCTCTTGAATGAGCGTGCTTTCGCACGCACAGCTCAGCCCGTCTGCCCAGGGGGTGATCGTTGCTGGGTCAGGCGAATAATGGCTGCTGGAGTAGGCCGTGACCAGATTGTGTACGATGCTGATGTTGCTGCAAGGCTTGTGTGGCAACTCGCCGCTACCGTACACCTGTAGGTTGGTCCAGCCCGCCGTATTCGACAGCAGGCAATCAGAGACCTGCGATCCCGCTCCCGGCAGCAACGCGACGTTGATGTCGTTGATATGATTCTGATCAAAGCCGACAACGCCGCGCTGGCCATCAACCCACACGGCCTTGAGCTTGGCGCCGCTATGCAGGATCACCGCCGGGCAGCCCTTATTCTCGGGCGGGCAGGTAGTAGAAGAGAAATGCGTATCCCGCACCAGCCGCGCCATCAAGGCATAGTGGTTGTGGGAAGGCCCGCCGGTCGTGCTCAGGGTCACGCCCTCTTTAATGTGCAGTGGTTCAAGCAGGCGCACGACCGCTTTCTGCGCCAACCAGACTGTGCCGCCCGCCGGGGTAGAGTCGATGATCGGCTGTAGCTGTCTGTTCGTGTCTACCTTGACGCCGCTGCCGGTGGTGGGAATCTTGAGCGCATAG
The genomic region above belongs to Blastocatellia bacterium and contains:
- a CDS encoding DUF4214 domain-containing protein, giving the protein MARKPQRKRFLVMLLSITFWLSAASNFWLSPTAAQSGIPTQFIAKMYTEALGRTPDASGYQAAVNFFTQNGCNASRLKTWGRGVYLSAEYNNLGYDNAAKVLTLYRGILNREPDQAGFDHFYNQLNSGVSLATVVDAMFNSGEFQGLVPQICGGGTTPDRFSYGFGSNYALKIPTTGSGVKVDTNRQLQPIIDSTPAGGTVWLAQKAVVRLLEPLHIKEGVTLSTTGGPSHNHYALMARLVRDTHFSSTTCPPENKGCPAVILHSGAKLKAVWVDGQRGVVGFDQNHINDINVALLPGAGSQVSDCLLSNTAGWTNLQVYGSGELPHKPCSNISIVHNLVTAYSSSHYSPDPATITPWADGLSCACESTLIQENEVVDATDVGIIIYRSTPATQKSLVRNNRVFSAGNSAYAAYAADPLKVMTSEPTVDRYFSGSMVQNNLLWTGPNSHFDIALAVGSRAWFGDSSLNPDPSALGHGATFSGNTTGSLSARVGSGIGVCGMKEATVQSNVLTVSLIPYDCPRYNVWACSGYSSGSIQAYTQVSLPKHCIGHPGTGQK